In Pseudomonas fluorescens NCIMB 11764, a single window of DNA contains:
- a CDS encoding MmgE/PrpD family protein: MQLYSFVQNFSYKDAPLHTRELVKTCLLDIIGVAAGARNNQTSVMLKTYADTHYSANKLSSRLWFDGRAVHPLGAAYAGGFCVDSLDAHEGHFTSKGHAGATVVPAIVALVDACRSQGKDISGEEFLSALCIGYETALRAGQALMATAPEYHASGAFSGIGVVCAGARLLKLDETTFRHALGIAEYFGPRCPMMRLVSFPTMLRDAHGAGAYAGLNALLMAQVGVTGAPAATVEPLEISTFWQDIGTRWEIDEQYFKPWPVCRWAQPALTAMTDLMRAHPVITAALIETIDVETFHESVCLQGHFPKNADEAQYALAFPLAALIVRGKLGPEEVTGDSIHAPDILSISEKITLHEAPDLSARFPEEILSRVTVTLKDGTRLTSPTATAKGDPGNPMSSDELIAKYHLLADDSLGTTLSNAIKHSVEALPGSGDCQSFFELLLSAPKTAA; this comes from the coding sequence ATGCAGTTGTATTCATTCGTCCAGAACTTCAGTTACAAGGACGCTCCCCTGCATACACGCGAGTTGGTTAAAACCTGCCTGCTCGACATCATTGGTGTGGCCGCCGGAGCTCGCAACAATCAAACCAGCGTGATGCTCAAAACCTACGCTGACACCCATTACTCCGCCAACAAGCTGTCCAGCCGCCTCTGGTTCGACGGCAGAGCCGTACATCCATTGGGTGCCGCGTATGCGGGCGGTTTCTGCGTTGATAGCCTGGATGCACATGAAGGTCACTTCACCTCCAAGGGGCATGCGGGTGCGACCGTGGTCCCGGCCATCGTTGCATTGGTCGACGCCTGTCGCAGTCAAGGCAAGGACATCAGCGGCGAAGAATTTCTCAGCGCACTGTGCATCGGTTACGAGACCGCGTTACGGGCGGGCCAGGCATTGATGGCCACCGCCCCTGAATATCATGCCTCAGGTGCTTTTTCCGGGATCGGGGTCGTTTGTGCTGGCGCCCGCTTGCTGAAGCTTGATGAAACGACGTTCCGTCATGCGCTCGGTATCGCGGAATACTTCGGCCCGAGGTGCCCGATGATGCGCCTGGTGAGCTTCCCGACGATGTTGCGTGATGCCCACGGCGCCGGGGCGTATGCCGGACTGAACGCACTATTGATGGCACAGGTAGGTGTCACAGGCGCTCCAGCCGCCACCGTTGAACCTTTGGAAATTTCCACTTTCTGGCAGGACATCGGAACCCGCTGGGAGATCGACGAACAATATTTCAAACCGTGGCCGGTCTGTCGCTGGGCGCAACCGGCGCTCACGGCCATGACTGATTTGATGCGAGCACACCCGGTCATCACTGCAGCGTTGATCGAGACCATTGATGTGGAAACTTTCCACGAGTCTGTGTGCCTGCAGGGGCATTTTCCAAAGAATGCGGACGAGGCCCAATATGCGCTGGCGTTCCCCCTGGCTGCCCTGATCGTTCGCGGGAAGCTGGGGCCTGAAGAGGTCACCGGGGATTCCATTCACGCGCCAGACATCTTGAGTATCAGCGAGAAAATAACCCTCCATGAGGCGCCAGACCTGTCCGCCAGGTTCCCGGAGGAAATTCTGTCCCGCGTCACGGTTACCCTGAAAGACGGCACGCGCCTTACGAGCCCGACCGCAACGGCCAAGGGCGACCCCGGCAACCCTATGTCGAGTGACGAACTTATCGCCAAATACCATTTACTCGCTGATGACAGCTTGGGGACAACACTCAGCAATGCCATCAAGCACAGTGTTGAAGCATTGCCCGGCAGTGGTGACTGCCAATCATTCTTTGAGTTGTTGTTGTCCGCTCCAAAAACCG
- the proX gene encoding glycine betaine/L-proline ABC transporter substrate-binding protein ProX, producing the protein MNFTTFGIKQKFIHSVALLVLAVSPVFASAASAQEPGKGVSITPIFPSIAEERFRGEIAMAGLKELGYDVETPKETEYSTMMVAIANGDADFSVHLWEELHKSFYEKAGGDEVMVKTGAIMPGVLQGYMIDKKTADEHHITSLADLQKPEIAKLFDANGDGKADLTGCNPGWGCELIIAHQMKAYDLTKTVSNNQGSYFALMADTIARYKQGKPILYYTWVPQWISGVLVEGKDVVWLTVPRTDLPGGKNDTNTTFDGKNLGFAVDSVRAVINKEFAEKNPAAVKFLSEMQITTDDESAQNLKMHNGEKSAADITRHAKEWIAAHRAKYDTWLADARAAANTATAKN; encoded by the coding sequence ATGAACTTCACAACCTTCGGAATAAAACAGAAATTCATTCATTCTGTGGCGCTTTTAGTGTTAGCGGTATCACCTGTGTTCGCATCGGCCGCCTCGGCGCAGGAGCCCGGAAAAGGGGTCTCCATCACCCCGATCTTTCCGTCAATCGCCGAGGAGCGGTTTCGCGGAGAAATTGCAATGGCGGGCCTCAAGGAATTGGGTTACGACGTTGAAACGCCAAAGGAAACCGAGTACTCAACCATGATGGTTGCGATTGCCAATGGTGACGCGGATTTCTCCGTGCATCTGTGGGAGGAACTGCACAAATCCTTCTACGAGAAGGCTGGCGGCGATGAGGTGATGGTGAAAACCGGCGCTATCATGCCGGGCGTGTTGCAGGGCTACATGATTGACAAAAAAACGGCCGATGAGCACCACATCACCTCGCTCGCGGATTTGCAGAAACCGGAAATTGCCAAACTGTTCGATGCCAATGGTGACGGTAAAGCCGACCTCACGGGTTGCAACCCGGGTTGGGGCTGTGAGCTCATCATTGCGCACCAGATGAAAGCCTATGACTTGACGAAGACCGTTTCCAATAACCAGGGCTCCTATTTCGCATTGATGGCGGACACCATCGCTCGTTATAAACAAGGTAAGCCGATTCTCTATTACACCTGGGTACCTCAGTGGATCTCCGGTGTTCTGGTCGAAGGTAAAGATGTTGTGTGGTTGACCGTGCCGCGTACGGATCTTCCAGGTGGCAAAAACGATACCAACACGACCTTCGATGGTAAAAACCTTGGGTTCGCAGTAGACAGTGTCAGAGCGGTCATCAATAAAGAGTTCGCCGAGAAAAATCCGGCCGCCGTGAAGTTCCTGTCTGAAATGCAGATCACTACCGACGATGAAAGCGCGCAAAATCTCAAAATGCACAATGGTGAGAAAAGTGCAGCCGACATTACTCGTCACGCCAAAGAATGGATCGCGGCCCATCGCGCGAAATATGACACCTGGCTGGCAGACGCACGCGCTGCGGCGAATACCGCCACCGCCAAAAACTAG
- the proW gene encoding glycine betaine/L-proline ABC transporter permease ProW has protein sequence MCWLARLGYSGDDMNEFSFLDPFQSINVPLGQWVEVALNYLVHNFREVFRSIRWPIDQVLNGIQFGLLAIPPSIFIIFATLLGWQVGGRKIGILCFVTLTLLGVIGVWSDAMVTLALVLTSLFFCAAIGIPLGVLCARSDRLEMLLRPVLDAMQTLPAFVYLVPVVMLFGIGNVPGVLVTIIFSVAPLVRLTNLGIRQVPEDKIEAARAFGCTPRQMLRRVQLPLAAPTIMAGLNQALMLSLSMVVIASMISVGGLGMMVLRGIGRLDMGLATVGGLGLVLLAIFLDRLTQAMGERSNRATKGEHWYQTGPAGVVYRLKRKNTITKIEVSPKES, from the coding sequence ATTTGCTGGCTTGCCAGGCTCGGATACTCAGGTGATGACATGAACGAATTCAGTTTTCTAGACCCGTTTCAATCCATCAATGTTCCTTTGGGCCAATGGGTAGAAGTTGCCCTGAATTATCTGGTTCATAATTTTCGCGAAGTATTCCGTTCAATAAGATGGCCAATCGACCAGGTACTTAATGGTATTCAGTTCGGATTGTTGGCTATTCCTCCGTCAATATTCATTATTTTTGCGACGCTCCTGGGCTGGCAGGTAGGAGGGAGAAAGATTGGAATCCTCTGTTTCGTCACCCTGACCCTCTTGGGAGTGATCGGCGTATGGAGTGACGCCATGGTCACCCTCGCCCTGGTGCTCACTTCACTGTTCTTCTGTGCAGCTATCGGCATACCACTGGGTGTCCTGTGTGCCCGGAGTGACCGGCTGGAGATGCTGCTGCGGCCGGTACTCGATGCCATGCAAACACTGCCTGCATTTGTCTACCTGGTACCCGTGGTGATGCTGTTTGGTATAGGCAACGTACCGGGGGTGCTGGTCACGATCATCTTTTCGGTAGCACCACTGGTCAGGCTTACCAATCTGGGAATTCGACAGGTACCGGAAGACAAGATTGAGGCGGCCCGGGCTTTCGGATGCACCCCTCGCCAGATGCTGAGGCGGGTCCAGTTGCCTTTGGCTGCACCGACGATCATGGCCGGTCTGAATCAGGCATTAATGCTGTCACTTTCCATGGTGGTGATCGCATCAATGATTTCGGTGGGTGGCTTGGGGATGATGGTTCTTCGCGGGATTGGCCGCCTTGATATGGGCTTGGCAACCGTCGGTGGACTGGGCCTGGTACTGCTGGCGATTTTCCTCGACCGCCTGACCCAGGCAATGGGCGAACGCAGTAACAGGGCAACCAAAGGCGAGCACTGGTACCAGACCGGTCCTGCGGGTGTCGTTTACCGTCTGAAGAGAAAGAACACCATTACAAAGATAGAAGTGAGTCCCAAAGAAAGTTAA
- a CDS encoding quaternary amine ABC transporter ATP-binding protein has product MSLGDEILSVKNIYKVFGAQPKLAMEMLARGADKSEIFSKTGQVVGVFDASFSVKRGEIFVIMGLSGSGKSTMVRLFNRLIEPTSGTIHLNGQEITGLSDADLLSVRRKDMSMVFQSFALMPHMSVIDNVAFGLEISGVEESERHKRALEALKQVGLDGHAYSYPHQLSGGMQQRVGLARALANDPAILLMDEAFSALDPLIRHEMQGELIRLQAEQHRTIIFISHDIEEAIRIGHRIAIMEGGQVVQIGTPQALLCNPANDYVRAFFKGFDASKILKAGDVAKICAEHPYAMDQSTPTLRDDVLLQDVFHIVADAVNPVAVLDRQGVFKGTISKSLLLQTMSRH; this is encoded by the coding sequence ATGAGTCTTGGTGACGAGATACTCTCGGTAAAAAACATTTACAAAGTCTTTGGTGCTCAGCCAAAGCTCGCGATGGAGATGCTGGCTCGCGGTGCTGATAAAAGTGAAATTTTCAGCAAAACAGGTCAAGTCGTTGGCGTTTTTGATGCCAGTTTCTCCGTAAAACGTGGAGAGATTTTCGTCATCATGGGGCTTTCCGGTTCCGGGAAGTCGACGATGGTCCGGTTGTTCAATCGACTGATCGAGCCCACCTCCGGAACCATCCATCTCAACGGCCAGGAAATCACCGGCCTGTCGGATGCCGATCTCCTCAGCGTTCGTCGCAAAGACATGAGCATGGTGTTTCAATCGTTTGCCCTGATGCCCCACATGAGTGTGATCGACAACGTTGCTTTCGGCCTGGAAATCTCGGGCGTCGAGGAAAGTGAGCGGCATAAACGTGCGCTCGAAGCACTCAAGCAGGTGGGGCTCGATGGCCACGCCTACAGCTATCCGCACCAACTGTCCGGCGGTATGCAACAGCGGGTAGGCCTGGCCCGAGCGCTGGCCAACGACCCCGCCATCCTGCTGATGGACGAAGCCTTCTCCGCACTCGACCCGTTGATTCGCCACGAAATGCAGGGTGAACTGATCCGCCTGCAGGCAGAACAGCATCGCACCATCATCTTCATCTCCCATGACATTGAAGAGGCGATTCGCATCGGCCATCGCATTGCGATCATGGAGGGTGGCCAGGTTGTACAGATCGGTACCCCGCAAGCGCTGCTTTGCAATCCCGCGAACGATTACGTCAGAGCTTTCTTCAAAGGCTTTGATGCCTCGAAGATCCTCAAGGCTGGCGATGTTGCCAAGATCTGCGCAGAGCATCCGTACGCCATGGATCAATCCACGCCAACGCTGCGCGACGATGTACTCCTGCAGGACGTCTTTCACATTGTGGCTGATGCCGTTAATCCAGTGGCTGTGCTGGATCGCCAGGGTGTGTTCAAAGGCACGATCTCCAAGAGCCTGCTGCTTCAAACAATGAGCCGACATTAA
- a CDS encoding LysR family transcriptional regulator, protein MVKHIDPDMTLLKMPSLKAVKSFVAAAKYQSFTRAAEALCVTQAAISRQIRELEAYLGVDLFKRVGRAVELTEAGSIFFDAAQLSFVNISQAAERIRTNNAGKRTLTLCCSPAFSALWLAAKLPGFFTRNADIDLNLVTTQNFLSMEPGVTPDIFITKMARIQDGYRSYPLFHDVIYPVCTPRYKEEHPELSSLEGLRDGVLLNLSPYGRSQVAEHVDWGVWLAYHDVDIEKRPHDSPHVFNANDYNLVISMVLTHQGVALGWNHLVATLIENGTLIRPIEEEVVLHESQHYLTFREDRINDDACCRLRDWILAQFS, encoded by the coding sequence ATGGTTAAGCACATCGATCCAGACATGACGCTGCTGAAAATGCCGTCTCTGAAAGCAGTGAAGTCATTCGTAGCCGCCGCCAAATATCAGAGCTTTACGCGTGCGGCTGAAGCGCTGTGCGTTACTCAAGCGGCCATCAGCCGTCAGATTCGGGAGCTTGAGGCGTACCTTGGGGTGGATCTCTTCAAGAGGGTGGGGCGAGCAGTCGAGTTGACGGAAGCCGGGTCCATCTTTTTTGATGCGGCACAGCTATCTTTCGTCAATATTTCCCAGGCGGCGGAGCGCATTCGTACCAACAATGCGGGCAAGCGTACGTTGACGCTTTGCTGTTCTCCCGCGTTTTCGGCCCTCTGGCTCGCAGCGAAGTTGCCGGGTTTTTTTACCAGGAACGCAGACATCGACCTCAATCTGGTCACCACTCAAAACTTTTTGTCGATGGAGCCGGGTGTAACTCCGGACATCTTCATCACCAAAATGGCCAGAATTCAGGATGGCTACCGCAGTTATCCGTTGTTTCACGACGTCATCTACCCGGTGTGCACACCTCGTTACAAAGAGGAGCACCCTGAGCTGTCCAGCCTGGAAGGATTACGCGACGGGGTTCTGCTCAACCTCAGCCCCTATGGCAGATCCCAGGTAGCGGAGCACGTTGACTGGGGCGTCTGGCTGGCTTATCACGATGTTGATATCGAGAAACGCCCCCACGACAGCCCTCATGTTTTCAACGCCAACGACTACAACCTGGTCATCAGCATGGTGTTGACCCATCAGGGCGTAGCCCTCGGATGGAATCACCTGGTGGCAACCCTGATCGAAAACGGCACGCTGATTCGGCCGATCGAAGAGGAAGTGGTTCTTCATGAAAGTCAGCACTACCTGACATTTCGTGAAGACCGGATCAATGACGATGCCTGTTGCCGGCTACGCGACTGGATTCTCGCTCAGTTTTCCTGA
- a CDS encoding aromatic ring-hydroxylating oxygenase subunit alpha: MSTKSAVSNLIAQRKPDHALPGALYSDPDVYRQDLQQIWHKSWIFAGHTFELEKSGQYMSLQIGDYPVAIVRGADKQIRAFHNACRHRGSKVCPEASGKVAKLVCPYHKWTFELDGRLLFAGNMGEDFDKSQHGLKSVHCEVVETYIYVCVADVAPDFSSFRKSVTPFVAPHNLDDCKVAFESNIIEKGNWKLVFENNRECYHCDFTHPELMHSFVDNPSVGGAGGDEDLELKEHWDRCEAAGLPSRLVMDDEGRFRMTRIPLFSGAVSYTMDGKPAVAGRLDTTGEANIGALLYFNYPSTWNHFLGDHALSFRVLPIGPGETLVTTKWLVKKDAQEGVDYDIDRLTKVWLATNDQDRTLVEGAQVGVSSPAFEPGPLSVASEIGVCQFDDWYCKTMLEQLNDTIPLRSVG, from the coding sequence GTGAGCACTAAATCGGCAGTTTCAAATCTAATCGCGCAGCGCAAGCCTGACCACGCGCTGCCAGGTGCCCTTTATAGCGATCCCGACGTTTACAGGCAGGATCTGCAACAGATCTGGCACAAAAGCTGGATCTTCGCCGGGCACACATTTGAGCTGGAGAAATCGGGTCAATACATGTCGCTGCAAATCGGCGATTACCCGGTCGCTATCGTGCGCGGCGCAGACAAGCAGATCCGTGCCTTCCACAACGCCTGTCGCCATCGCGGTTCCAAGGTGTGCCCGGAAGCAAGCGGCAAGGTCGCCAAGCTGGTGTGCCCTTACCACAAATGGACATTCGAACTGGATGGCCGCCTGCTGTTCGCCGGGAACATGGGGGAAGATTTCGACAAGTCTCAGCATGGGTTGAAGTCCGTGCATTGTGAGGTCGTCGAAACGTACATCTACGTGTGCGTAGCAGATGTCGCCCCAGACTTTTCGTCGTTCAGAAAATCCGTCACCCCTTTCGTTGCGCCTCATAACCTGGACGACTGCAAAGTCGCGTTTGAGTCGAACATCATCGAGAAAGGCAACTGGAAACTGGTGTTCGAGAACAACCGTGAGTGCTACCACTGCGATTTTACTCACCCGGAATTAATGCATTCATTCGTGGACAATCCATCCGTGGGCGGCGCCGGCGGCGATGAAGATCTCGAACTCAAGGAGCACTGGGATCGCTGCGAGGCGGCCGGTCTGCCTAGCCGATTGGTCATGGATGATGAAGGTCGTTTCCGAATGACGCGCATTCCCCTGTTTTCCGGGGCCGTCAGCTACACAATGGATGGCAAGCCTGCGGTCGCTGGCCGGTTGGACACCACCGGTGAGGCCAACATCGGTGCGCTGCTTTATTTCAACTACCCATCAACCTGGAACCACTTTCTGGGCGATCACGCGCTGAGCTTCCGCGTTCTGCCCATCGGTCCGGGCGAGACGTTGGTCACTACAAAATGGCTCGTCAAGAAGGACGCGCAGGAAGGTGTCGACTACGACATCGATCGCCTGACCAAGGTTTGGCTTGCCACCAATGACCAGGACCGCACCTTGGTTGAAGGTGCACAGGTGGGTGTCAGCTCTCCAGCTTTCGAGCCAGGTCCGTTGTCGGTGGCCAGCGAAATTGGTGTGTGCCAGTTTGATGACTGGTACTGCAAAACGATGCTTGAGCAGCTCAATGACACGATCCCGTTAAGATCTGTCGGCTAA